The Glycine max cultivar Williams 82 chromosome 12, Glycine_max_v4.0, whole genome shotgun sequence genome window below encodes:
- the LOC100800799 gene encoding V-type proton ATPase subunit a1 has translation MDRFFGNLPPMDLMRSETMTFVQLIIPAESAHRAINYLGELGLLQFRDLNAEKSPFQRIFVNQVKRCAEMSRKLRFFEDQINKAGLMSSPSVLQTDIYLEDLEIQLAEHEHELIEMNSNSEKLRQSYNELLEFKIVLQKACRFLVSSHGNAFSEERELEENVFSNGDYIETPFLFEQEMRHAPSDQSGLRFISGIICKSKVLRFERMLFRATRGNMLFNHALADEQIMDPISTEMVEKIVFVVFFSGEQARTKILKICDAFGANCYPVPEDISKQRQITSEVSSRLADLEATLDAGIRHRNKALASVGGHLTKWMDMVRREKAVYDTLNMLNFDVTKKCLVGEGWCPIFAKTQIQEALQRATFDSSSQVGIIFHSMDALESPPTYFRTNSFTSPYQEIVDAYGVARYQEANPAVYTTIIFPFLFAVMFGDWGHGICLLLGALVLIARQSKLSTQRLGSFMEMLFGGRYVLLLMSLFSIYCGLIYNEFFSVPYHIFGPSAYKCRDNSCRDAHTIGLVKYREPYPFGVDPSWRGSRSELPFLNSLKMKMSILLGVVHMNLGILLSYFNARFFGNSLDIRYQFVPQMIFLNCLFGYLSLLIVVKWCTGSQADLYHVMIYMFLSPFDNLGENQLFWGQRPLQVVLLLLAVIAVPWMLFPKPFILKKLHNERFQGRTYGVLNNSEVDLELEPDSARQHHEEFNFSEVFVHQMIHSIEFVLGSVSNTASYLRLWALSLAHSELSTVFYEKVLLLAWGYDNLVIRLVGLAVFAFATAFILLMMETLSAFLHALRLHWVEFQNKFYSGDGYKFKPFSFASLTEDEN, from the exons ATGGATCGGTTCTTTGGAAACTTGCCGCCAATGGATCTGATGCGCTCCGAGACGATGACCTTCGTCCAGCTCATCATCCCCGCCGAGTCCGCGCACCGCGCCATCAACTATTTAGGCGAACTCGGCCTCCTTCAATTCCGCGAC TTAAATGCTGAAAAAAGCCCCTTCCAGAGAATATTTGTTAACCAG GTAAAGCGATGTGCAGAAATGTCAAGAAAGCTACGATTCTTCGAGGATCAAATCAATAAAGCTGGTCTAATGTCTTCTCCTTCAGTCTTGCAAACAGATATTTATCTGGAGGATTTAGAG ATACAACTTGCTGAGCATGAACATGAGCTAATTGAAATGAACTCTAACAGTGAGAAACTTCGGCAATCATATAATGAACTCCTGGAGTTCAAGATTGTATTACAAAAG GCATGTCGTTTTCTTGTTTCAAGTCATGGCAATGCTTTTTCAGAAGAGAGAGAACTGGAGGAGAATGTTTTCTCAAATGGAGACTATATTGAGACACCATTTTTGTTTGAGCAG GAAATGAGGCATGCACCATCAGATCAATCTGGTTTAAGATTTATCAGTGGGATAATTTGTAAATCCAAAGTTCTTAGGTTTGAAAGGATGTTGTTTCGTGCCACAAGAGGCAATATGCTTTTCAATCATGCACTAGCCGATGAACAAATCATGGATCCTATTTCAACTGAGATG GTTGAGAAAATTGTGTTTGTTGTGTTTTTCTCTGGGGAGCAAGCAAGAACCAAGATTCTGAAAATTTGTGATGCATTTGGTGCAAATTGTTACCCTGTTCCTGAAGATATAAGTAAACAGAGGCAAATAACTTCGGAG GTTTCATCCCGTCTTGCTGACTTAGAGGCAACTCTGGATGCTGGGATTAGGCATCGGAATAAGGCTCTAGCTTCTGTAGGAGGCCATTTAACAAAATGGATGGACATG GTAAGAAGAGAGAAGGCTGTGTATGATACACTGAACATGCTAAATTTTGATGTCACCAAAAAATGTCTTGTTGGAGAGGGCTGGTGCCCTATATTTGCAAAAACACAG ATTCAGGAGGCACTGCAGCGTGCAACTTTTGACAGTAGTTCTCAAGTTGGCATAATCTTTCATTCAATGGATGCACTGGAATCACCACCTACATATTTTAGGACCAATAGTTTCACAAGTCCATATCAGGAAATTGTTGATGCATATGG TGTTGCAAGATATCAAGAAGCAAATCCTGCAGTTTATACCACTATTATATTCCCATTTCTTTTCGCGGTTATGTTTGGTGACTGGGGTCATGGAATTTGCCTGTTGCTGGGAGCGTTGGTTCTTATAGCACGTCAAAGCAAGCTCAGCACTCAG CGACTTGGAAGCTTTATGGAGATGCTATTTGGTGGGCGTTATGTGCTACTTTTGATGTCACTATTTTCAATCTATTGTGGGTTAATCTACAATGAATTCTTCTCAGTTCCTTATCACATATTTGGTCCATCTGCTTATAAATGCCGAGATAACTCATGCAG GGATGCACATACTATTGGCTTAGTAAAATACCGAGAACCATATCCATTTGGTGTGGATCCCAGTTGGCGGGGAAGTCGTTCAGAGTTGCCTTTTCTAAACTCTCTCAAGATGAAGATGTCCATTCTGCTGGGTGTGGTGCACATGAACTTGGGAATTCTTTTAAGTTATTTCAATGCTCGTTTCTTTGGCAATTCGCTGGATATAAG GTACCAGTTTGTGCCCCAGATGATTTTCCTTAACTGTCTATTTGGGTATCTTTCCCTTCTCATCGTTGTCAAGTGGTGTACTGGCTCTCAGGCAGACCTTTATCATGTAATGATTTACATGTTTTTAAGCCCTTTTGACAATCTTGGTGAGAATCAATTATTCTGGGGCCAAAGACCACTTCAA GTTGTGTTATTGCTTTTGGCTGTAATTGCAGTTCCATGGATGCTCTTTCCAAAACCTTTTATACTAAAGAAGCTTCATAATGAG AGATTTCAAGGACGCACTTATGGTGTGCTTAATAACTCTGAGGTTGATCTTGAGTTGGAACCAGATTCTGCCAGGCAACATCATGAGGAATTCAATTTCAGTGAGGTTTTTGTTCACCAAATGATTCACTCCATTGAGTTTGTTCTAGGTTCAGTTTCAAATACAGCCTCATATCTACGACTTTGGGCATTAAG CTTGGCTCACTCAGAACTTTCCACCGTTTTTTATGAGAAAGTCCTGTTACTTGCTTGGGG GTATGACAATCTTGTCATTCGGTTAGTGGGGCTAGCTGTTTTTGCCTTTGCAACTGCCTTTATACTACTAATGATGGAGACTCTCAGCGCTTTTCTTCACGCCTTGCGTCTTCACTGGGTAGAATTTCAGAATAAATTCTACAGCGGTGATGGCTACAAGTTCAAACCTTTTTCCTTTGCCTCCTTAACAGAGGATGAAAATTGA